Proteins encoded together in one Campylobacter peloridis LMG 23910 window:
- the thiD gene encoding bifunctional hydroxymethylpyrimidine kinase/phosphomethylpyrimidine kinase, which produces MIQAKTKNKIPILTIAGSDCSGGAGIQADLKTFSAHNLFGMSVILSVVAENTARVISCFDIPTKIIDEQMLAVYEDIEPAAVKIGMLGSKEIITCVKENLLKFKAKNVVIDPVMFAKNGYALMPLDNCQFFKDEILSLADVLTPNIPEAEFLCDFKISNEEDMKKAAIKLCNEGAKSVLIKGGHSKENTNDVFYDGKEFSIFKAERINTKNTHGTGCTLSSAIASNLALGMEKHEAIKFAKDYVYGAILNSLALGKGCGPTNHFYKFDKE; this is translated from the coding sequence ATGATACAAGCAAAAACTAAGAATAAAATTCCTATTTTAACTATAGCAGGAAGTGATTGTAGTGGAGGAGCTGGTATACAAGCTGATTTAAAAACTTTTAGTGCGCATAATTTATTTGGTATGAGTGTAATTTTAAGTGTGGTAGCTGAAAATACCGCTAGGGTAATTTCTTGTTTTGATATACCTACAAAAATCATTGATGAGCAAATGCTAGCTGTGTATGAAGATATAGAACCAGCTGCTGTGAAAATTGGCATGCTAGGTTCTAAAGAAATTATAACCTGTGTAAAAGAAAATTTATTAAAATTTAAAGCTAAAAATGTTGTGATTGATCCTGTGATGTTTGCAAAAAATGGTTATGCATTAATGCCTTTAGATAATTGTCAATTTTTTAAAGATGAAATTTTGTCTTTAGCTGATGTGCTTACTCCAAATATACCTGAAGCTGAATTTTTATGTGATTTTAAAATTTCTAATGAAGAGGATATGAAAAAAGCAGCTATAAAGCTTTGCAATGAAGGTGCAAAAAGTGTTTTGATTAAAGGTGGACATAGCAAAGAAAATACAAATGATGTTTTTTATGATGGAAAGGAATTTAGTATTTTTAAAGCAGAAAGAATTAATACTAAAAACACTCATGGCACAGGTTGTACTTTAAGTTCAGCTATAGCTAGTAATCTGGCTTTAGGTATGGAAAAACATGAAGCTATAAAATTTGCTAAAGATTATGTTTATGGAGCTATTTTAAATTCTTTAGCATTGGGTAAAGGTTGTGGCCCAACAAATCATTTTTATAAATTTGATAAGGAATAA
- the thiM gene encoding hydroxyethylthiazole kinase, with the protein MTIKKIRQENPLVHHITNYVSVNDCANATIAMGASAAMADFYEEQAEFAKISSALVLNTGTINQLIANSMLKAVKEYMLLNKPIVFDPVALGVSKARDGINFELLNLKGINIIKANASEMAGVIGLDGKARGVDNTFKINEEFLEKAMVYAKKTKRVLAITGELDYIIGEDKIAKVYNGSFMATKITGAGCMCASLCGVFAAVIEDKFQASLYALLSFAIASEIAQETCKGSGSFRVNLMDALSNLDDDDIKNRAKYEIIENLSCCK; encoded by the coding sequence ATGACAATTAAAAAAATAAGACAAGAAAATCCTTTGGTTCATCATATAACAAACTATGTTAGTGTAAATGATTGTGCAAATGCAACTATAGCAATGGGAGCAAGTGCTGCTATGGCTGATTTTTATGAAGAACAAGCTGAATTTGCTAAAATTAGCTCAGCTTTAGTATTAAATACAGGAACAATCAACCAACTAATAGCAAATTCTATGTTAAAAGCTGTTAAAGAATATATGCTTTTAAACAAACCTATAGTTTTTGATCCTGTTGCTTTAGGCGTGAGTAAAGCAAGAGATGGGATAAATTTTGAGTTATTAAATTTAAAAGGGATAAATATTATAAAAGCGAATGCATCTGAGATGGCTGGCGTTATAGGTTTAGATGGTAAAGCAAGAGGGGTAGATAATACTTTTAAAATTAATGAAGAATTTTTAGAAAAAGCTATGGTATATGCTAAAAAAACTAAGCGTGTTTTAGCTATAACAGGGGAGCTTGATTATATCATTGGTGAAGATAAGATTGCTAAAGTTTATAATGGATCGTTTATGGCTACAAAAATTACAGGAGCAGGATGTATGTGTGCTTCTTTGTGTGGAGTTTTTGCAGCAGTGATAGAAGATAAATTTCAAGCAAGTTTATATGCTTTGCTTAGTTTTGCTATAGCAAGTGAAATAGCGCAAGAAACTTGCAAGGGTAGTGGTAGTTTTAGAGTAAATTTAATGGATGCTTTGAGTAATTTAGATGATGATGATATAAAAAATAGGGCTAAATATGAAATCATTGAAAATTTATCTTGTTGCAAGTAA
- the rsmG gene encoding 16S rRNA (guanine(527)-N(7))-methyltransferase RsmG translates to MNLYYEKLNFIQNTPNDDFFKKIQIYKNLLNKFNAIHNLTHLANIDENIIDSLKILDFCNINHAKKIIDIGSGAGFPAVFLACILQESEFFLFEPNAKKAAFLRVIKTELGLDKITIIKEKIQTYPKFKVDIITSRALMDVKPLIKIAKGFYDEKTLFLLYKGSEIYKEIQGLSEYKIYNQGYRNYCLINVKE, encoded by the coding sequence TTGAATTTATATTATGAAAAGTTAAATTTTATACAAAATACTCCAAATGATGATTTTTTTAAAAAAATTCAAATATATAAAAACTTACTAAATAAATTTAATGCTATCCATAATTTAACTCATCTTGCTAATATAGACGAAAATATCATTGATAGTTTAAAAATTTTAGATTTTTGTAATATTAATCATGCAAAAAAAATAATTGACATTGGAAGTGGAGCAGGTTTTCCTGCTGTGTTTTTGGCTTGTATTTTACAAGAAAGTGAGTTTTTTCTTTTTGAGCCTAATGCAAAAAAGGCTGCTTTTTTAAGAGTGATTAAAACAGAGCTTGGTTTAGATAAAATAACTATTATCAAAGAAAAAATACAAACTTATCCTAAATTTAAAGTCGATATTATTACCTCAAGAGCCTTAATGGATGTAAAACCTTTAATCAAAATTGCTAAAGGTTTTTATGATGAAAAAACATTGTTTTTACTTTACAAAGGAAGTGAAATTTATAAAGAAATTCAAGGTTTAAGCGAATATAAAATATATAATCAAGGCTATAGAAATTATTGCCTTATAAATGTAAAGGAATGA
- a CDS encoding MATE family efflux transporter, giving the protein MHEFYVTSNPTKLFLKCALPNMTGIIFIYLYIIVDGIFVGKYLGANALAAMNLMMPFITISFALADMIAIGSSVQISINLGKGKINKARRIFSFCLCLIFVISCIMGILGYFLANKLSVFLGANDDIQELCTQYMQVFTLFAPFIIISFAIDNYLRICGKTYYSMVANIIMAVVNIFLDWLFIVVFGWGLFSAALATCIGILTGVILSFIPFIFSDLILKFTKPIIQFKILKNIIYNGSSEFFSNISSSFYIILANSVLLEISGNIAVAAFSIILYLSTFTFALIIAMCDAMQPALSYNYGLKNIDRIKVLFKKMIFGSALLGIIVFLLVQFYHDYFIFIFNKDNNQEFIDIAKNASILFSFSFLFSWFGKFCASFFTALDKPLFSLGISITQSLIFPFIFLNILVYFLGLNGVWLATLIGDVLIIFIALFLLSKIFKNLNIHSKAMI; this is encoded by the coding sequence ATACATGAGTTTTATGTTACATCAAACCCTACTAAACTTTTTTTAAAATGTGCCTTGCCAAATATGACCGGCATTATTTTTATTTACCTTTATATAATTGTTGATGGAATTTTTGTTGGAAAATACCTAGGTGCAAATGCTCTAGCTGCAATGAATTTAATGATGCCTTTTATAACCATAAGCTTTGCTTTGGCTGATATGATAGCCATAGGCTCCTCTGTACAAATTTCTATCAATCTTGGAAAAGGAAAAATAAACAAAGCAAGGCGTATTTTTTCTTTTTGTCTATGTTTAATATTTGTTATATCTTGTATAATGGGAATTTTAGGGTATTTTTTGGCAAATAAATTGAGTGTATTTTTAGGTGCAAATGATGATATACAAGAACTTTGCACCCAATACATGCAAGTGTTTACACTTTTTGCTCCATTTATCATTATTAGCTTTGCGATTGATAATTATTTAAGAATTTGTGGCAAGACTTATTATAGTATGGTTGCTAATATTATCATGGCTGTAGTAAATATTTTTTTAGATTGGCTTTTTATTGTTGTTTTTGGTTGGGGACTTTTTTCAGCTGCTTTGGCAACTTGTATAGGAATACTTACTGGGGTTATTTTAAGTTTTATTCCTTTTATTTTTAGTGATTTGATTTTAAAATTTACAAAACCAATCATTCAGTTTAAAATTTTAAAAAATATTATTTACAATGGTTCATCTGAATTTTTTTCCAATATATCAAGTTCTTTTTATATTATTTTGGCAAATAGCGTGTTATTAGAAATTTCAGGAAATATAGCCGTTGCTGCTTTTTCTATCATACTTTATTTAAGCACTTTTACTTTTGCTCTAATCATAGCCATGTGCGATGCTATGCAACCTGCACTAAGTTATAATTATGGACTTAAAAACATAGACAGAATCAAAGTGCTTTTTAAAAAAATGATTTTTGGCTCAGCTTTGCTTGGTATAATTGTATTTTTACTCGTTCAATTTTATCATGATTATTTTATTTTTATATTTAATAAAGATAACAACCAAGAATTTATAGATATAGCAAAAAATGCATCTATACTTTTTTCATTTTCATTTTTATTTTCTTGGTTTGGAAAATTTTGCGCCTCTTTTTTTACAGCACTTGATAAACCTTTGTTTTCTTTAGGAATTTCTATTACGCAAAGTCTTATTTTTCCATTTATATTTCTAAACATTCTTGTTTATTTCTTGGGGTTAAATGGAGTTTGGCTAGCAACTTTAATAGGAGATGTTTTGATTATATTTATTGCCTTATTTTTGTTGTCTAAAATTTTCAAAAATTTAAATATCCATTCTAAAGCTATGATTTAA
- a CDS encoding methyl-accepting chemotaxis protein produces the protein MQNVSHKTSEVIAQSEEIKNVTSIIGDIADQINLLALNAAIEAARAGEHGRGFAVVADEVRNLAERTQKSLGEIEANTNILVQSINEMGESIKEQTTGITQINDSVAQIDHVTQENLKIANDSAVISDNVNKIANDILEDAKKKKF, from the coding sequence ATGCAAAATGTTTCTCATAAAACTAGTGAAGTAATAGCTCAAAGTGAAGAGATTAAAAATGTTACTTCTATTATTGGAGATATTGCTGATCAAATTAATTTACTTGCATTAAATGCTGCTATTGAAGCTGCACGTGCTGGTGAACATGGTAGAGGCTTTGCTGTTGTTGCAGATGAAGTTAGAAACTTAGCAGAAAGAACTCAAAAATCATTAGGTGAGATTGAAGCTAATACTAATATCTTAGTACAATCTATTAATGAAATGGGTGAGAGTATAAAAGAACAAACTACAGGTATTACTCAAATAAATGATTCAGTAGCACAAATTGATCATGTAACTCAAGAGAATTTAAAAATAGCTAATGATAGTGCAGTAATATCTGATAATGTTAATAAAATTGCTAATGATATCTTAGAGGATGCTAAGAAGAAGAAATTTTAG
- a CDS encoding MATE family efflux transporter yields the protein MHEFYVTSNPTKLFLKCALPNVASMAFLYFYVIVDGIFVGKYLGANALAAMNLMMPFIMISFALADMIAIGSSVQISINLGKGKINKARRIFSFCLCLIFVISCIMGILGYFLANKLSVFLGADTNLQELCTQYMQVFALFAPVTIIGFAIDNYLRICGKTYYSMIANISMALINIFLDWLFIVVFGWGLFSAALATCLGMFCGVVLGIIPFIFGDLILKFTKPSIQLKLLKNIIYNGSSEFFSNISSSIYTILANKVLLEISGNTAVAAFSIILYLSTFTYMLILAMCDAMQPALSYNYGLKNTERIKTLFKRMLFGSALLSLSIFFISFFYHEGIVSFFNKNNDEEFLTLASNALFVFCFSFLLNWFGDVGTSVFTSLDKPFYSFIVSMAQNLILPFLLLHILLIFLGLNGVWLAPFAADFIMVFVIAFLLVKTFKNLNS from the coding sequence ATACATGAGTTTTATGTTACATCAAACCCTACTAAACTTTTTTTAAAATGTGCCTTGCCAAATGTTGCTAGCATGGCCTTTTTGTATTTTTATGTTATTGTTGATGGAATTTTTGTTGGAAAATACCTAGGTGCAAATGCTCTAGCTGCAATGAATTTAATGATGCCTTTTATCATGATAAGCTTTGCTTTGGCTGATATGATAGCCATAGGCTCCTCTGTGCAAATTTCTATCAATCTTGGAAAAGGAAAAATAAACAAAGCAAGGCGTATTTTTTCTTTTTGTCTATGCTTAATCTTTGTTATATCTTGTATAATGGGAATTTTAGGGTATTTTTTAGCAAATAAATTGAGTGTATTTTTAGGTGCTGATACAAATTTACAAGAACTTTGCACCCAATACATGCAAGTGTTTGCACTTTTTGCTCCTGTTACTATCATAGGTTTTGCTATTGATAATTATTTAAGGATTTGTGGCAAGACTTATTATAGTATGATTGCAAACATCAGTATGGCTTTGATAAATATCTTTTTAGATTGGCTTTTTATTGTTGTTTTTGGTTGGGGACTTTTTTCAGCTGCTTTGGCAACTTGTTTGGGTATGTTTTGTGGAGTAGTGCTTGGAATTATCCCTTTTATTTTTGGCGATTTGATTTTAAAATTTACAAAACCAAGTATTCAACTTAAACTTTTAAAAAATATTATTTACAATGGCTCATCTGAATTTTTTTCTAATATTTCAAGCTCAATTTATACTATTTTAGCTAACAAAGTTTTATTAGAAATTTCAGGAAATACAGCCGTTGCTGCTTTTTCCATCATACTTTATTTAAGCACTTTTACTTATATGCTTATTTTGGCAATGTGCGATGCTATGCAACCTGCACTAAGTTATAATTATGGGCTTAAAAACACAGAAAGAATTAAAACGCTTTTTAAAAGAATGCTTTTTGGTTCAGCTTTACTTTCTTTGAGTATATTTTTTATAAGCTTTTTTTATCATGAGGGCATTGTTTCTTTTTTTAATAAAAACAACGATGAGGAATTTTTAACCCTAGCTAGCAATGCTTTGTTTGTTTTTTGTTTTTCCTTTTTGCTTAATTGGTTTGGAGATGTTGGAACCTCTGTATTTACTTCCTTAGACAAGCCTTTTTATTCTTTCATTGTTTCTATGGCGCAAAATTTAATCTTACCTTTTTTATTACTACATATTTTATTGATTTTTTTAGGGTTAAATGGAGTTTGGTTGGCTCCATTTGCAGCAGATTTTATAATGGTTTTTGTTATTGCATTTTTACTTGTAAAAACTTTTAAAAATCTAAATTCTTAG
- a CDS encoding uroporphyrinogen-III synthase, with the protein MVYFIGDKEFDGVKNIKLNEIKFYDFEIDLKDFDCLIISSKNALKSLMQSKSKIDFNIKVFAVGIKSANLAKEYGFKDVSYPSKSYGKELASEFLSEFKNKKCLYLRAKKISSGLNEYLLKEGIYLKELIAYENIALKPKEKIILRHPAVFVFSAPSSVEQFLKFYQLNKEDKAVVIGESTALKLNKFKNLYICKEQDLNSCIKLAKNLDF; encoded by the coding sequence ATGGTATATTTTATAGGAGATAAAGAATTTGATGGGGTTAAAAATATTAAACTAAATGAAATTAAATTTTATGATTTTGAAATAGATTTAAAAGATTTTGATTGTTTAATTATCAGTTCTAAGAATGCTCTAAAATCACTCATGCAAAGTAAAAGTAAAATTGATTTTAATATTAAAGTTTTTGCAGTAGGTATTAAGAGTGCAAATTTAGCTAAAGAATATGGTTTTAAAGATGTTAGTTATCCTAGTAAATCCTATGGGAAGGAATTGGCAAGTGAATTTTTAAGTGAGTTTAAAAATAAGAAATGTTTATATTTAAGAGCAAAAAAAATCAGTTCAGGGCTTAATGAGTATTTACTAAAAGAGGGGATTTATTTAAAAGAACTCATTGCGTATGAAAATATAGCTTTAAAACCAAAAGAAAAGATCATTTTGCGTCATCCTGCTGTTTTTGTTTTTAGTGCACCATCTAGTGTTGAGCAGTTTTTGAAATTTTATCAATTAAACAAAGAAGATAAAGCTGTGGTTATAGGAGAAAGCACAGCTTTAAAACTTAATAAATTTAAAAACTTATATATATGCAAGGAACAAGATTTAAATTCTTGTATTAAATTGGCTAAGAATTTAGATTTTTAA
- a CDS encoding low molecular weight protein-tyrosine-phosphatase, with product MTKIIFVCLGNICRSPMAEFIMKDLVLKANLSKKFIITSAGTSGYHDGEDMHYKTKALLKSKNIISNPFTSQKLNAKMCEENDYIIVMDNANFNKVSKNFPQYKEKIKKITSYALNLGYDEVPDPWYSGDFDETYRILSHSCLNLLQLLK from the coding sequence ATGACTAAAATTATTTTTGTCTGCCTAGGCAATATTTGTCGCTCCCCTATGGCTGAATTTATTATGAAAGATCTTGTATTAAAAGCAAATTTAAGCAAAAAATTCATCATCACTAGTGCTGGAACTTCAGGTTATCATGATGGAGAAGATATGCATTATAAAACAAAAGCTTTATTAAAAAGTAAAAATATCATCTCAAATCCCTTTACTAGTCAAAAACTTAATGCAAAAATGTGTGAAGAAAATGATTATATTATAGTAATGGATAATGCTAACTTCAATAAAGTAAGTAAAAATTTTCCACAATATAAAGAAAAAATTAAAAAAATTACTTCTTATGCTTTAAATTTAGGATATGATGAAGTTCCTGATCCATGGTATAGTGGTGATTTTGATGAAACTTATCGCATACTTTCTCACTCTTGTTTAAATCTATTACAACTATTAAAATAA
- the ribA gene encoding GTP cyclohydrolase II, protein MTIQISDIAKLPTHFGEFNIQSFKENNKEHICIFKGSFENEVNIRIHSECLTGDVLGSLKCDCGEQLEFSLKYIQKHGGMIIYLRQEGRGIGLFNKINAYALQDKGYNTIEANHQLGFKADERSYEVVEFILKHYGISKINLLTNNPEKLNSLKDKVVLRVPILIKANRFNKDYLEIKYKQMGHLS, encoded by the coding sequence ATGACTATACAAATTTCTGATATAGCAAAACTTCCTACGCATTTTGGTGAATTTAATATCCAAAGTTTTAAAGAAAACAATAAAGAGCATATTTGCATTTTTAAAGGAAGTTTTGAAAATGAAGTCAATATAAGAATACACTCAGAATGTCTTACAGGAGATGTTTTGGGTAGTTTAAAATGTGATTGTGGAGAACAGCTTGAATTTTCTTTAAAATACATCCAAAAACATGGTGGTATGATAATTTATTTAAGACAAGAGGGTAGGGGAATAGGTCTTTTTAATAAAATTAACGCCTATGCTTTACAAGATAAAGGGTATAACACTATAGAAGCAAATCATCAACTTGGTTTTAAAGCAGATGAGCGAAGTTATGAAGTAGTAGAGTTTATATTAAAACATTATGGAATTTCAAAAATAAATCTTTTAACCAATAACCCAGAAAAACTAAATTCACTAAAAGATAAAGTTGTTTTAAGGGTTCCAATTTTAATCAAGGCCAATCGTTTTAATAAAGACTATTTAGAAATAAAATACAAGCAAATGGGGCATTTAAGTTGA
- the thiE gene encoding thiamine phosphate synthase: MKSLKIYLVASKGSKTQDEFLNTIEAALKAKVDILQLREKNLNTLEFYNLALKVKKLCDKYDSAFVINDRIDIAMGVNASGVHIGQKDMPLKKARELLGKDKIIGLTINHKHELMHTQGANYLGVGAVFSTPSKKDCSVLGIEGLKEIANLSSLPIVAIGGINENNLSLLKECKIQGIAVIRAIMEANDPYMATLNLRTSFDSMFMGK; this comes from the coding sequence ATGAAATCATTGAAAATTTATCTTGTTGCAAGTAAAGGTTCTAAAACTCAAGATGAGTTTTTAAATACCATAGAAGCAGCTTTAAAAGCTAAAGTTGATATTTTACAACTTAGAGAAAAGAATTTAAATACTTTAGAATTTTACAATCTTGCTTTAAAGGTAAAAAAACTTTGCGATAAATATGATAGTGCTTTTGTGATTAATGATAGAATAGATATTGCTATGGGTGTTAATGCAAGTGGTGTGCATATAGGGCAAAAAGATATGCCTTTGAAAAAAGCAAGAGAACTTTTGGGTAAAGATAAAATCATAGGACTTACAATTAATCATAAGCATGAGCTTATGCATACACAAGGAGCTAATTACCTTGGAGTAGGGGCTGTTTTTTCAACTCCTAGTAAAAAAGATTGTTCTGTGCTTGGTATAGAGGGTTTAAAAGAAATTGCAAATTTAAGTTCTTTGCCTATCGTTGCTATAGGTGGGATAAATGAGAATAATTTATCTTTGCTAAAAGAATGTAAGATTCAAGGCATAGCGGTAATTAGAGCTATTATGGAAGCTAATGATCCTTATATGGCTACTTTAAATTTAAGAACCTCTTTTGATAGTATGTTTATGGGAAAATAA
- the hemB gene encoding porphobilinogen synthase codes for MFKRFRRLRLNENIRNLVRENSLHVDDLIYPLFVVEGSNVKNEISSMPGVYQMSLDEILKECDELIKLNIKAIILFGVLKNDKKDSCGSDALSDDGLIARSLRAIKAKFPNLIIITDLCFCEYTDHGHCGIIDPKTQSVDNDLTLEISAKQALIHAKNGADIIAPSGMMDGIIHTLRKALDDNGYENLPIMAYSTKFASAYYGPFRDVADSAPSYGDRKTYQMDFANAKEALCESLEDEKQGADILMVKPALAYLDVVKDIANHSKLPLCVYNVSGEYALLKAGQKAGVIDYEKVMLETMIAFKRAGAKLIITYHAKEIAKLLNTNKGRI; via the coding sequence ATGTTTAAACGCTTTAGAAGATTAAGATTAAATGAGAATATTAGAAATTTAGTAAGAGAAAATTCTCTCCATGTAGATGATTTAATCTATCCGCTTTTTGTTGTTGAAGGATCAAATGTAAAAAATGAAATTTCTTCTATGCCTGGTGTATATCAAATGAGTTTAGATGAAATTTTAAAAGAATGTGATGAACTTATAAAACTTAATATAAAAGCTATAATTTTATTTGGTGTATTAAAAAATGATAAAAAAGATAGTTGTGGTAGCGATGCACTAAGTGATGATGGATTGATTGCAAGAAGCTTAAGAGCAATAAAGGCTAAATTTCCTAATCTAATCATCATTACAGATTTATGTTTTTGTGAATATACCGATCATGGACATTGTGGGATTATAGATCCAAAAACACAAAGCGTAGATAATGATTTAACTTTAGAAATTTCAGCAAAACAAGCACTAATTCATGCAAAAAATGGAGCAGATATCATAGCACCAAGTGGAATGATGGATGGAATTATACATACTTTAAGAAAAGCTTTAGATGATAATGGTTATGAAAATTTACCTATTATGGCTTATTCTACCAAATTTGCTTCAGCATACTATGGACCATTTAGAGATGTAGCTGATTCTGCCCCAAGTTATGGAGATAGAAAAACTTATCAAATGGATTTTGCTAATGCCAAAGAAGCTTTATGTGAAAGTTTAGAAGATGAAAAACAAGGTGCAGATATTTTAATGGTAAAACCTGCACTTGCTTACTTAGATGTAGTAAAAGATATAGCAAATCATTCTAAACTTCCACTATGTGTATATAATGTAAGTGGAGAATATGCTTTATTAAAAGCTGGACAAAAAGCTGGAGTGATTGATTATGAAAAAGTAATGCTTGAAACTATGATTGCGTTTAAAAGAGCAGGTGCAAAACTTATAATCACTTATCATGCAAAAGAAATAGCAAAATTATTAAACACAAACAAAGGTAGAATTTGA
- a CDS encoding methyl-accepting chemotaxis protein: MQNVSHKTSEVIAQSEEIKNVTSIIGDIADQINLLALNAAIEAARAGEHGRGFAVVADEVRNLAERTQKSLGEIEANTNILVQSINEMGESIKEQTTGITQINDSVAQIDHVTQENLKIANDSSLVADNVSKIANDILEDAKKKKF, translated from the coding sequence ATGCAAAATGTTTCTCATAAAACTAGTGAAGTAATAGCTCAAAGTGAAGAGATTAAAAATGTTACTTCTATTATTGGAGATATTGCTGATCAAATTAATTTACTTGCATTAAATGCTGCTATTGAAGCTGCACGTGCTGGTGAACATGGTAGAGGCTTTGCTGTTGTTGCAGATGAAGTTAGAAACTTAGCAGAAAGAACTCAAAAATCATTAGGTGAGATTGAAGCTAATACTAATATCTTAGTACAATCTATTAATGAAATGGGTGAGAGTATAAAAGAACAAACTACAGGTATTACTCAAATAAATGATTCAGTAGCACAAATTGATCATGTAACTCAAGAGAATTTAAAAATAGCTAATGATAGCTCTTTGGTTGCTGATAATGTAAGTAAAATCGCTAATGATATCTTAGAGGATGCTAAGAAGAAGAAATTTTAG
- a CDS encoding DUF2603 domain-containing protein, with the protein MSNISKKKSQKIIDELSKYLGINKKEQNIFHLSHINENEIKLSLANSNTKETLEPWFIVDENDEVKIMLYVKTLADFFQHAQKIQQNNFELRLEKAIYQKFPIDFNDVWVVAMDEIKNQLSNGVKEINIDLDKLVNNIHKQYPNLFLDIKQMLQKGKSNERL; encoded by the coding sequence TTGAGCAATATAAGTAAAAAAAAATCACAAAAAATAATTGATGAATTGTCAAAATATTTGGGGATTAACAAAAAAGAGCAAAATATTTTTCATCTAAGCCATATCAATGAAAATGAGATAAAATTAAGCTTAGCAAATTCTAATACAAAAGAAACTTTAGAACCATGGTTTATAGTAGATGAAAATGATGAAGTTAAAATAATGCTTTATGTTAAAACTTTAGCTGATTTTTTTCAACATGCACAAAAAATTCAACAGAATAATTTTGAATTAAGATTAGAAAAGGCTATATATCAAAAATTTCCCATTGACTTTAACGATGTATGGGTTGTGGCTATGGATGAAATAAAAAATCAATTATCAAATGGCGTAAAAGAAATTAATATTGACTTAGATAAACTTGTAAACAATATACACAAACAATATCCAAATCTTTTTTTAGATATCAAACAAATGTTACAAAAAGGTAAAAGCAATGAAAGATTATAA